Proteins encoded in a region of the Drosophila sechellia strain sech25 chromosome 2L, ASM438219v1, whole genome shotgun sequence genome:
- the LOC116803632 gene encoding uncharacterized protein LOC116803632, giving the protein MFSTYSINDVAANEEVDHTEEDFSSKVEADIKSIIHLAHQEQEAVIHHNVTSAMKQRAEELAKLWDIRSSLSSLAQIKAARDEELRALLDQIVTNEDSSDDDEDEDKEDPF; this is encoded by the coding sequence atgttttccaCCTATTCGATCAATGATGTGGCCGCCAATGAAGAAGTAGATCATACCGAGGAGGATTTTTCTTCAAAAGTCGAAGCCGATATAAAGTCGATCATCCATCTGGCCCACCAGGAGCAGGAGGCTGTGATCCACCACAATGTTACGAGCGCGATGAAGCAACGCGCAGAAGAGTTGGCCAAGCTGTGGGATATTCGATCATCATTATCAAGCTTAGCGCAGATCAAGGCCGCTCGTGATGAGGAACTTAGAGCTCTATTGGACCAAATCGTTACGAATGAGGACAGTagcgatgatgatgaagatgaAGACAAGGAAGATCCCTTTTAA